Genomic segment of Sporolituus thermophilus DSM 23256:
AATTCTGTTAGATGGGAGTCATTAGCCTCACAAAACACTGGCTGACGAATAATAGCAAGAACTTGTTCCCTAAGTTCGTCTGAAATTGCATGAGCTGGTTTGCGGCCACGGTTACCGTGAGCCAGAAACCCAAAACCTTCTTTGATAACACCTGCCTTCAATCGTTTGACTTGACGTTCACTTAGGGAAAGAGCTTCAGCCGCTTCTGCAATAGTACAAACCCCTTGAATTACTTTGTCGATTACGATTGCTCTGCGAACCTCTTTGTCACTCAAGAAAATTTTCTCCTTCTCCATGAGTGACATTTTCTCAGATCACTTTTAAGGTGACAATATCATAGAACGATCACACAGGTGAATTGGTGAATATTGCAAATTTTGCGGCGACATGATATACTGTTTTCGGGGTACAGAGGGTCGCCGCAGTCGCGGCGGCCTTTCTTTTTTCCGGGGGGAATGAGATGAAAAAAATTCACATATACGCGCGCGTCAGCACCGATGCCCAGGCGGAAAAAGGCTACTCGATTCAAACACAACTCGACGCCTGCCGGGCGAAAGCGGCCGAGCTGGGGGTGACCACCATCGTCGAGCATGTGGACGACGGCTACAGCGGCGCGACACTGGACCGTCCCGGCCTGGCCGACCTGCGGGCGGCCGTGGCAGAAAAGCAGGTGGACGTCATAGTCTGCTATGATCCTGACCGGCTTAGTCGAAACCACCTCCACCAGCTGCTGCTCATCGACGAATTCGAGCAGGCGGGTGTAGAGATGGTATTCGTGACCGTCACATACGAAAGAAACGCCGAGGGGAAACTCCTGTACAGCATTCGTAGCGCGGTGGCCGAATTTGAGCGGGCAAAAATCAG
This window contains:
- a CDS encoding helix-turn-helix domain-containing protein, yielding MSDKEVRRAIVIDKVIQGVCTIAEAAEALSLSERQVKRLKAGVIKEGFGFLAHGNRGRKPAHAISDELREQVLAIIRQPVFCEANDSHLTE